One Variibacter gotjawalensis genomic window, AAGGCTTGCGCGAAACCTTCGGCTTCACGCTGCCGCTCGAAGAGCCGGCCGCTCAGCGCATGGCATCCTGACGACACGATGCCTGAAATCTCCACGCATCTCGTGATGGTCGTCGCGGCCTTCTTGGTCGCCGGCATTGTCAAAGGCATCATCGGCCTCGGCCTTCCGACCGTCGCGATCGGGCTGCTGAGCCTGTTGATGCCGCCCGCGCAAGCCGCCGCGATCCTCACCGCGCCGTCCTTCGTCACCAACGTCTGGCAGGCGGTGGTGGGCGGCCGGCTTCTCGATTTGCTCAAGCGCTTTTGGTTGATGTTGGCTGGCGTCGTTATCGGCATCTTCATCGGCGCCGGCATGCTGACCGGAGCCAACACGACGCTCGCCGTCACCGGCCTCGGCATCGCGCTGATCGCTTACGCGGTGTGGGGCTTGTTCGGCGTGCCGCTGCGTGTGTCGCCATCCGCCGAACGCTGGCTTTCGCCGATTATCGGTATCGTGACCGGCTTGGTGACCGGCGCGACCGGCGTCTTCGTTATTCCCGCGGTGCCTTATCTTCAGGCGCTCGAAATGGAGCGCGACGAGCTCGTCCAGGCGCTCGGCATTTTCTTCCTGATCTCGACGATCGCGTTGACGGTGGTGCTTTATCGCGCCGGCTTATTCCAGACCGGCGGCGTTGCCGCGATGTCGTTGATCGCCATCGTCCCGGCCGTCATCGGCATGTGGATCGGGCAGAAGATCCGTGAGTTCATCTCGCCCAAAACCTTCCGCATCGTGATGCTGTGCGGCGTCTTGATCCTCGGCCTCCACCTCGCCTCGCGTGCTTTCATCTAACATCGGCTTTTGCACGCGGCGTCATTGCGAGGAGCGACGCGGAGCGTTCGCGACGAAGCAATCCAGCTCTTCTTTTTGGTTCCTGGATTGCCGCGTCGCCGCTTCGCGGCTCCTCGCAATGACGTCGACTAGAAAAATATTCCTTGACATAAATTCCTATATTGGGCTAGATCGCGACACACCGGCGCGAGGGGATGTCTTCCGGAGACAGACCGTTGGGCAGCCGGTGGACGGCACCTGCGGCTGAGCTTGTGACTCAGTCCCGGGCGGTTGGGAGAAATAGGCCGCTTGGCACTAAGACCAGGCGTCCGACGGTGGACCGGGCGGAAATCGGGACACTTTCGGGCTTTAGGCAATACCCACCGCAAGCGCGTCGGCGTTGCGTATGCCGCCGGTCGCGTGGAGAGCCGTGCGGAGCGCCGGTTGGCGTGCGTCCCTCCGTCAATGGGACGCTGCCGTATCCGCAAGATACGGCCTCCACCCCTAGCGCCCGCCGGCGCACCGCTCCCCTCAACTGTTGAGAGGCGGGAATTTTCAAACCTCGGAGCGCAGTCGCTCGCGAGAATGCTCAAACATGTGTC contains:
- a CDS encoding sulfite exporter TauE/SafE family protein, producing the protein MPEISTHLVMVVAAFLVAGIVKGIIGLGLPTVAIGLLSLLMPPAQAAAILTAPSFVTNVWQAVVGGRLLDLLKRFWLMLAGVVIGIFIGAGMLTGANTTLAVTGLGIALIAYAVWGLFGVPLRVSPSAERWLSPIIGIVTGLVTGATGVFVIPAVPYLQALEMERDELVQALGIFFLISTIALTVVLYRAGLFQTGGVAAMSLIAIVPAVIGMWIGQKIREFISPKTFRIVMLCGVLILGLHLASRAFI